The genomic DNA AAACCAGTGAAATTAACCGCCGCCATTTTGGCGCTGGCATTTGCCGGCCCGCTGGCCGCGCAGGACGGAGAGCCGAAAGCGGGTGGCACTCTTAACGTTGTGATCCAGCCGGAACCGTCCAGCCTGATGCTGGGTCTTGTACAAAACGGGGCGACCCAGATGGTCGGCGGGGATATCTACGAGAGCCTGCTGCGCTATGACCTTGATCTCACCCCTCATGGTCAGCTTGCTGAATCCTGGGAAGTCTCCGAAGATGGCAAAACCTACACGTTCAAGCTGCGCGAAGGTGTTGTGTTCCACGATGGCAAGCCATTCACCTCTGCGGATGTCGAATTTTCGATGGATAAGTTCTTGCGTGAAAGCCACTCACGCATGCGGACCTATATGGAGCATGTCGAAAGCATCGACACGCCCGATGACTTCACCGTTGTCTTTAACCTAAAGCAGCCATTCGGCCCCTTCATCGGCATTTTTGAACCCGGTACGGCGCCGATGATCCCCAAGCACCTCTATGAGGGGACTGATTTTGCCAGCAACGAGGCGAACAATACGCCCATCGGGACCGGTCCTTTCAAGTTCGACACTTGGGAAAAGGGCAGCTTTATCCACCTTGTGAAGAACGAAGACTACTACATTGAAAACAGGCCTCACGTGGACGAGGTGTACTATCACGTCATCCCCGATGCCGCCTCGCGCGCCGTTGCTTATGAGACGGGCCAGGTTGACGTTCTGCCCGGCGGATCTGTGGAAAACTTTGACGTGGGGCGTATTCAGGCGCTGGACAACACCTGCATCACCGACAAGGGCTGGGAATATTTCGGGCCGCTGTCATGGCTGTGGGTTAACAACGACAACAAGCCGCTGGACGATCTGAAAGTGCGCCAAGCCATCATGCACGGGATCGACCGCGAGTTTGCCAAGAACGCGCTTTGGAACGGTTTGGGCAAGGTTTCGACGGGTCCGTTTTCTTCGGCCACCCGGTTCTGGGATGGCGGCACGCCCGACATCTCTTATGACCCTGAAAAAGCCAAAGCCCTGTTGGCAGACAGCAGCTATAACGGCGAAAGCATCCGCATCCTTGGCTTGCCATATGGTGAGACGTGGCAGCGCTGGGCCGAAGCGGTCAAACAAAACCTGAGCGAGATTGGCATGACGACCGAGATCGTGCCGACGGATGTGGCGGGCTGGAACCAGAAGGTCTCGGATCGTGACTATGACCTTGCCTTCACATATCTCTATCAGTACGGCGATCCGGCACTTGGCGTTTCACGGACCTACATGGGCGACAACGCAGCACCCGGTTCGCCTTGGAACAACGTGGCGAACTATCAAAACCCCGAAACGGACAAGCTGTTCAGCGACGCGGCGCTGATGGCCAACCCCGAAGACCGCAAGGCAGCCTATAAGGTAATCCAGGATAAGATCGTATCGGACGTGCCGAACATCTGGTTGCTGGAACTGGGTTTCCCGACGATCTATCGCTGTGACATCAAGAACCCCGTAAACACCGCCTTTGGTGTAAACGACGGTTTCCGCGATGTGTGGATCGACAA from Pseudorhodobacter turbinis includes the following:
- a CDS encoding ABC transporter substrate-binding protein encodes the protein MLKPVKLTAAILALAFAGPLAAQDGEPKAGGTLNVVIQPEPSSLMLGLVQNGATQMVGGDIYESLLRYDLDLTPHGQLAESWEVSEDGKTYTFKLREGVVFHDGKPFTSADVEFSMDKFLRESHSRMRTYMEHVESIDTPDDFTVVFNLKQPFGPFIGIFEPGTAPMIPKHLYEGTDFASNEANNTPIGTGPFKFDTWEKGSFIHLVKNEDYYIENRPHVDEVYYHVIPDAASRAVAYETGQVDVLPGGSVENFDVGRIQALDNTCITDKGWEYFGPLSWLWVNNDNKPLDDLKVRQAIMHGIDREFAKNALWNGLGKVSTGPFSSATRFWDGGTPDISYDPEKAKALLADSSYNGESIRILGLPYGETWQRWAEAVKQNLSEIGMTTEIVPTDVAGWNQKVSDRDYDLAFTYLYQYGDPALGVSRTYMGDNAAPGSPWNNVANYQNPETDKLFSDAALMANPEDRKAAYKVIQDKIVSDVPNIWLLELGFPTIYRCDIKNPVNTAFGVNDGFRDVWIDKK